From the Streptomonospora nanhaiensis genome, the window ACATGACCACCACACCGATCGATAGTCGACCGTTACGTCGCAGGCGGCGGGGGTTGTGCCCGACTGTCCGGAGCGGATGTGTCGGGAGTCACGTCCGCGGGGGTGCCGGGGCGCCGCCGGGCGCCCCGGCAGGGGCGGGTTCACGCTTCGAGGTCGTCGGCGAGGATCCGCAGCACCTGGGCGATCTTGGCGGCCTCGCGGCGTTCGGGGTGCTTGCCGCGGCGGTAGGTGCCGGAGACGCCGTCCAGGAGCTTGATGAGGTCCTCGACCAGCACGACCATCTCGTCGGGCTTCTTGCGCTGGGCCTTGGCCACCGACCGCGGGGCGTCGAGCAGCCGGACCTGGAGCGCCTGCGCGCCCTTGCGGCCCTCGACGACGCCGAACTCCACCCGCTGGCCCGAGCGGAGCGCCTCGGCGCCCTCGGGCAGCGCGGAGGAGTGCACGAAGACCTCACCGCCGTCGTCGCGGGTGAGAAAGCCGAAACCCTTGTCGCTGTCGTACCACTTGACCTTGCCGGTGGGCACGGGTGACCTCACGCTCTCGCCGTCGTTGGAGTGGCCCTTATCTTCCCATAGGGCCCTTTTCAGGCTAGTGCGCCGCGTTCCCGGCGGGCGAGCGATTTCCACGGTGAAATCCCGTGCGGCGGTGCGTTCCGGCAGGGGTCGGGGACGGCCGCTACCGGCCACCGCGAAGCGGTGTGAAACCGGGCGGGGCGGGGCGCCCGGCCGGGGCGGCGGGAGCGCACACGGATGAGGGGTCCGGACGCGGATCTCCGGACCCCTCGATCGGCGGTGCCCCCGGTACCGCTGGTTGCGGAGTATTGGGACGGGACCCGGCGGAACCGGCGACCGCCGCCGACCCGGACAGCGCTGTGTCCGTCACGGGCACGACGCCGCCAGTTCGGTCGATAGCGGT encodes:
- a CDS encoding cold-shock protein, which translates into the protein MPTGKVKWYDSDKGFGFLTRDDGGEVFVHSSALPEGAEALRSGQRVEFGVVEGRKGAQALQVRLLDAPRSVAKAQRKKPDEMVVLVEDLIKLLDGVSGTYRRGKHPERREAAKIAQVLRILADDLEA